From the genome of Leptotrichia trevisanii DSM 22070, one region includes:
- a CDS encoding transposase zinc-binding domain-containing protein encodes MINITQNKLKYIFSNNNILLDSLKFCKKNNIGDSHLEHIKLSFDKFLACRDISKGFVKFKCPHCPVTHLFPITCKSKLCPSCGYKYSRTWTENIQKHILNIEHRHVLFTVPQECRKFFFYDRSLLSKLSAAVNQVFKFIFHNISRKRK; translated from the coding sequence ATGATAAACATTACACAAAATAAACTGAAATATATTTTCAGTAACAACAATATTTTACTAGATTCCTTAAAATTTTGCAAGAAAAATAATATTGGCGACAGTCACCTTGAACATATTAAACTTTCCTTTGATAAATTTCTTGCCTGCAGGGATATTTCAAAAGGTTTTGTCAAGTTCAAATGTCCTCACTGTCCTGTTACACACCTGTTCCCTATTACTTGTAAGTCTAAGCTCTGTCCTTCTTGTGGTTACAAGTACTCTAGGACATGGACTGAAAATATTCAAAAACATATTCTCAATATTGAGCACCGACATGTCCTTTTTACTGTCCCTCAAGAATGCAGAAAGTTCTTCTTTTACGACAGATCTCTTCTGTCAAAACTTTCTGCCGCTGTTAACCAGGTATTCAAGTTCATCTTTCACAATATCAGCAGGAAAAGAAAAAG